The genomic segment GCAGAAAAAGGACTAAGTGGTAAGGGACCACAGAAAAACAATTTCATCGGGGACCATACAAAAGGAGAAGAATATTCTCCGATAAAGATAAAGTAGACATATGATCCAATCACTCCATTAGTGGAGGATGAACCAGTACTAAAAGACAATTCCACTAACTAGTGAAAGATGAATCAATCAACCACCCATAAAGATAAGCCAATAACTAGTGATTGTGGTGGAAAGAACCACCACTCATAAGATATCGGTCACAGCTAGCAGAATAACTCACAAAATTTGAGgttcaaatttcaaatccacCAAAACTTTTATAAATATCAAGACAAAAGAAAGATAAAGACATCAttcaacctcttcattttctcTCAAAATGAACTTGTAATAGTTTTCTTTATTGGATATTGATAATTTATAGTAAGACGTTTGGAAATCGATATTCCATGTTAAATATAAACATATCGATTTCATGGGAATCATAAAATCAAGTTCCCGAGTCCTAGTGGTGATTTTAGTGGCAAACTCATAGTTTTTCTATTTTCGGGAAGTAGCTTTAGTTATCGTAGCTTGTAGAAATTTAATTGATTCATTATACTTTGTGTTAACATTCAAATCTCACACATAAAGAAAAGAGATGATAAGTGACAATTCATATAAATGATAGTATTCCTTTAGTTTCTTGCAGTCGCTTGAGATGAGAATCAGAGAAAAAATTTCAACAGTTTATATACCATACACATATGATACACCGGCAGCTAGATCACATTTATGTTTTAAGTCGTTGGAGGATGATATTGTTATAATTGAGATTCGAACTCAATATATCGAGACCAACTTGTTACTAGGTGAGCTACAAATCAGTGAACGGAAAATTATGTTTAAAGTAGAGAAGAAACAATATAATTAGCCACAAACAATCTATATATATGTTCTCTAGATCATATATTAAAGTAGTCTTTACAAGAACTTATATTTTAACTTCTTTCAATTTTCTAACCaatgaaatatttgaaaattgtaggTAGAAGATGAgaaaacatttgaaataaacTCTTCCAAACACTACATTGAAAATTTATACacaacatgaaataaaatatgtagaataaaataaaaacattatCCTAACGAATATATATGTTCTATTATACAAAAGACGCAGCCTTCATAACATACATAGAGGAAATCAAAATACTTTATTCCATATACCCATAAAAACACTTTCCTTCTAAATTGAAcacaaatcttttaaattgaaaataattttgtactaattttttaataaaatttgatCAACACGGAAAATAAAAACATTGTAAcatttgatttatatatattgtGATCGTTATTTTACTTCAGACGCACTTTTACCAATAATAATAAAGAAAGAATAGCTTCCACCGCGTTATCGTGCTGCAATAATATTCCTCTTTGACAAAAACAAAGATTAAGTCATACGTGTTCAATGTGACAACGAATtggataaaaatataataaatgggAACAAAACCCTTATCCTTGTTACCATCACGAGGTTACACACTTGTCAAGAAATCCTTGAATGTTTCATTTCCGGATCTCCACGTATGCATCAACCCCCACGCTGACTTTCTATTTATAGCCTTGCAAATCTCTTTAGAAATCATTCGAGTTCAATTTGTTAATACAATCTTGTGTAAATTTTCTGGGAAGTTGCTATACAGTTTTACAGAATTTGACAAAATGCAGGCAGCGAAGGAGACAGCGGCTAATGTTACGGCTTCTGCCAGGTCTGGGATGGACAAAACCAAGGCTTCCGTCCAGGGAAAGGTTTGATTTGTACCTTTAACGTGGTAACATCTTTGTTTTGTTGAGCTGTCCGATCAAGCATTTGTTTGTTTGTCAGGCTGAGGAGATGAAAACACGCGATCCACTACAGAAAGAGATGGCCGCCCAAAGGAAAGAGGCGAAGATTCAGGAGGCCGAGCGCGAGAAACAGGGAGCGGTTCAGCAGAACAATCTCGCCAGGCATGAGGCGGAAGCTGGTGGTTTTGGGCATGGATACACCACCACCGGTGGCGGCACGACAGGCACTGGGGGAAACCACCATACAGCTCACACGGCCGGGGGGGCTGTCCCTGGCGGAGCTGGACATGTCGGGGGTGGACACCTGACTGGGACGGGACGCCATGCATGCCATCTAAATTAATTGCAGCCCAGTATTAGAATGAGGGTTTGTGATTGATGGAAAGTAATGGCGTCTTGTGTGTGTATTAATATTTGAAATGCATCTGATATATATTATCTCATGTAATTTCTACTTTGGTGAATAAATTGTTGTTATACTATCTAATATTTACTTGTTCCTTGTTAATTCAGTCAGTtaaataaatgataaaaaaccctatttgattaaaatttcttGACAAAAGATTTCCATGGAAATATGACGACGATGCAGAGAATGCTTGAAGATAGATTCATGAGAGTAGAACTTGTTGTAAATACATTTGATGCATTCCCCTTTTATGTGTTTCAATCCAATGTTTATAAATATGATCTATACTTACAATTGTATCGGATGCTCGAAAATCTTGTGAAATGTGTCACGTGTCTTTGTTATCTTCCCAAATATAGTACTTGGCGATTTAAATTTTCTTGGACACTGGCTGAAGTATGCAACCAAGAGAATCTTTATTATATTTTCAGTCCTTGGTGAATAAGTTCAGAAGCTAACTGATTGTTGCTCATCAACTCAGCACAACGTGACATAGCTTGATTCAGATTAGTTTATTTCATCGTAGGCTTATCTAATTAGTTCTTTCTTTGCATCGCTATGATTCAGTTTGTAAGCTCCGGATTTTGAGTTTATTATATTAACTAGATTGATTATTTTAGTTCATATTCATCAAAAGTTAAGTTCAAAATTATATCTTAACACCCACCCatgaggaaaaaaaatatattaactcTTTGTGTTTTCAAATCTTGAGTACACGTATCCACAttgtttttcaaattttgagcatacacACCCTTGTCCGTGGTTCTGTTTCCGATTTTTGAATTGAAACccagaaaaaaaaattagttttgattttggtttcacAATTTTTGAAAGTCATGGTCGGGTTTACCTCCGGACTCTTGATATCTAAATCTTAAATAATCTTAGTACATGTAATTTGTTCGATGACTCTCTCGTTTTCAAATTTTCTTCACTTGGAATCTTTTAAAAATGTGGGTCACTCTCTCTCGGTAACTCATCTTCTTTTCTCGAAGAAtgaataa from the Primulina eburnea isolate SZY01 chromosome 3, ASM2296580v1, whole genome shotgun sequence genome contains:
- the LOC140828368 gene encoding uncharacterized protein, yielding MGTKPLSLLPSRGYTLVKKSLNVSFPDLHVCINPHADFLFIALQISLEIIRVQFVNTILCKFSGKLLYSFTEFDKMQAAKETAANVTASARSGMDKTKASVQGKAEEMKTRDPLQKEMAAQRKEAKIQEAEREKQGAVQQNNLARHEAEAGGFGHGYTTTGGGTTGTGGNHHTAHTAGGAVPGGAGHVGGGHLTGTGRHACHLN